Below is a genomic region from Hevea brasiliensis isolate MT/VB/25A 57/8 chromosome 3, ASM3005281v1, whole genome shotgun sequence.
CCACCTTCCATCGTCTCTCATTGTAACTTTGTTATTCTTACACGAGAGGATAGCCAAGCCTCTTTCTGTCTCTCTCTTGCTATATATATAAATATGCTCACATTTGTTGCAAGCCCATTTCTTTCTTCTCTGTAACATCTCTCTTTATCTCTCCTTCTCTGATACATAATATcttaatatcattataaatatatcTAATTGAATCATTCATAGTAATTACAGAGAGacaaagagagggagagagcaGAAAAAGAGGGCCTTTCTCGCCCTCTCTTCTTGTTATGCCTCCTCTCAGATCTTAGATTCTCtcagtttttcttttctttggcaaaatttccattaaaaaagcTTCACTTTTCGATTTTCTGTTACATAACTTCTGGGTTTTGGATCCTGTAATCATTCCTTGGTCAATTTTGATCTTCTTCTCGTTGTTCCTTAAGGAATCCTGGATCGCGTTGATCCATATTTGATCGTTTAAAGGTCTTTTATGCTTTTGGATTGAATCCAAGATTACCCATTTCGTAAATACCTGTAAATATCCAAGCTTTGTTGTATTTCTTTTGACGAGGTTTGTTGTTCTTTTTGTTTAATCGACATTTTGATATTACGTATCTGATTGTTTTTATAAACATAATATTATATTCTATGTCATTAAATATTGGGCTGTCCTTATTCTGCTTGCATCCAATTCTCTGTTTGCAATTTAGATCTGGTGTTTGGTTGGCACACTACTAGAAATGTTTTATTCTTTGGCCATATGTTTGTTTTTATGTTTCTATTCCTTTTGTTTTTGCTTTTTTTGTGATTTGCTTGATGTGATCTGTTTGCAGAAATGGAAATGGAGCTTGGAAAGCTATTTATTGGTGGGATTTCTTGGGACACAAATGAAGACCGTCTTAGGCAGTATTTCCAGGCATTTGGCGAAGTCTTGGAGGCTGTGATAATGAAGGATCGGGCAACTGGTCGTGCCCGTGGCTTTGGTTTTGTTGTTTTTGCAGACCCGTCTGTTGCTGAAAGAGTTGTGATGGAAAAACATCTCATAGACGGTAGAAATGTAAGTTTTGATGTTCACGAATTTGTATTTGGATCAATGTTAGTTTCCCTGCTTTTGCTTCTATTCCAATTATTTTACTTGTAGGCAGAggcttatttgaaaaataaattttggTGAACAATAATATGATGGTGGAATAATATGAGATGACAACTACAGATAATTGGTGCTCCTCTGTTAGTTATCAATCAATTcaatcattttcttttccttgtgGGTTGGTGGAGGTATTGTATTGGCTACATGTCACTATTGGACAATTCAAATTACTGAAAAACATATATACTCAACAGTCTTCAGCAAGGTATAATTTCTGAGATGCAGCAACTAATCATAGGATTATCAATATCAAAGTTAGTAATTTGGCAACTCCGAACACCAACCAGAAATCAGAATTTCAACAATAGAACAAATTCTATTTTTAGAAAACGGATTTTGTTTAAGAAGGAAACAAACTGTGCTAAATGATGTTCAAAGTGGCTTCCTCATGAGTCAATTCAATTGGAAGGTTTAGTTAAATATCAATGAAAAAGACTGATCTCATTCAGTAGAGTGATGCTAAGGGCAACTACAATTAATTCTGTTTGAAAATTAAGGGGATGAATGGGAACTCGACAACTTCTAGATAAGGAAATGTTCATCAGATATGGCTTTGGATACAATAATTTTGATTGGCTGGTCTTTTATTTTCTTGAGAGATAAAACACTAAATGGTATCTGGTTCATGGATCGCTCAGTATGATGCCTTTTACTAGTATATGTGGCATATGCAGCATGAATGATAAATTTCAACTTTAACTAAGTCTTAATCAGAAAGTAGTCCACCTGGTTCATGTTAAACGTCattgataaatttattataaaatatgaaAGGCATTAATCCTCTCTCACTTCTCATATAAGCTTAAGCTACATTACCATTCAGCTCTGTAATCCTGATTAATGAAAAATTACTGTAATAATCATGAGGAAAAGGCTGACTAGAAAGAAGTTCGATCCAGTTTCTCAATTTTCAGGATATATGCTCACTTTTTGGTTATTTCACTTACTTCATAGGTCTTATTTGATTCTTACTTGCATTATAATTTAAGAAGATGGAAACTTTAGATTATTGCTAAACATAGAATATGGTGTAGAATTTTCACTATTAATCTTTTGATTTTCAGGTTGAAGCAAAGAAGGCAGTTCCTAGGGAGGAACAAAACATTCTGAATAGAAACGGCAGCAGCAGCATACATTGTTCACCTGGTCTAGCTCGTACAAAGAAGATATTTGTAGGAGGTTTAGCATCTACTGTCACAGAGACAGACTTTAAGAAGTACTTTGAGCAGTATGGGATAATTACAGATGTTGTGGTTATGTATGACCACAACACTCAAAGGCCAAGAGGTTTTGGTTTTATTACTTATGATTCAGAGGAAACAGTCGATAAAGTGTTGCACAAAACCTTTCATGAACTCAATGGTAAAATGGTTGAGGTCAAACGGGCTGTCCCCAAAGAATTATCACCAGGACCAACTCGGAGCCAGTTAAGTGGGTATAATTTTGGTGCAAGTAGAGTTGGTAGCTTCCTGAATGGTTACACTCAGACTCAGGGATACAATCCAAGTTCTACTGGAGGACTTGGTGTTAGAATGGATGGTAGGTTTAGTCCTGTTACTGCTGGTCGGAATAACTTTTCTCCATTTGGTCCTGGTTTTGGGATGGGGCTGCATTTTGACCAGAGGTTGACTCCTAGTTATGGGGGAAATTCCAACCTAAGTTCTAACCTTGGCTATGGGAGATTGAGTCCTTCATATAGTGGAATTTCAGGAAGGTTTGATAGCCCTATTGGATACAACGGAGTCAATGGTGGAAATAGTTCTGCCTTAAATTCAACAGCTCGAACTTTGTGGAGCAATGGAAGTATTAATCATGCTTCAAACTCCACAAAGTCTAGTACTTTTATGGGCACTGGAACTGGGAATTCAAGAATCGGTTCTTTTGGCAGTGTTGGAGGACTCTGGGATTCCTCAGCTAATTCGGGACAAGGTGGCAGTGCTGGCTCTGCCTATAGCAGTGGCAATCTTAGCTACAATAGTGGAGATTTCAGTGTTGGTCTTGGAGGGGTAGGATATGGAAGAAATAGTGGGGCAAGTATTGTGCCATTTTCATCTCATGCTGCATCACAAGATGATTATGGTGGGCCTTATGCAGACATTTATGATAATGGCCCCTTGTACAGGGATTCTGCATGGCCATCTTTTCCTTTAGAGCTAGAGGGTTCTGGCTCATTTGATTTTGGGCTTGGAAATGCAGCTACAGATGCTGTGACTAAAAACTCTGCTGGTTATGGTGGTGGTTATAGTGTTACCAATAGACAAGCAAATAGAGGTAATTTTGCCCTCTCTTTTCATTCTTTTCAACTTCTGTCGACTTGTACACATAAGCATCTTGCACTATATTTTCTGTTGGAATTCTTTCATATTTAACTCCAATGTTATGGCCAAGTGTATAACACCGTTGATTCAGCAATTTTGTTTGTAGTCCATTCATTTGCAtaataagcatatcaagaaaagacATTTGAGCTTACCCTTTTTTTTCTGGTAATTATAGTAGTAGTTCAATTGTGTGCTCTTTGACCTTTATGTTGGATTACTGGTTTGCTAATTGACCATTGCtaactaattatttgggttttaAAATATAGCATTCTTTTGCTTGCTGCACTATCAGTTGTTACAGTTTGACTCGTGAAACTGAGTATCCCTTAGAGACTTAGTAGTGTTCATGGTTTACAATTGCTTAGCCATGCATGGTAGTTGGCTTGTAGTATAGAACTGTACAAGAGATTTTTGACTAATAGACTCCTTATTCACTTGTTTCCTGACCCACATGAAGCAGGGGGCCTCATTCGTTGGGTATGTTCTTTATTagatcttttttctttttttttcttatttttttttaactccACTTCATCCATTCTTTCCTGAAGAatagcattattattattattattattattattattattattattattattattattattattattttgtcttATAGGGATATGGCGACTCAACGTTATCTGACCTACCCTGCATGTTAATTTTCAATTAATGAcctgttttttttattattattttttgtttttcttatttctcttGAAATTTAGTAAATTAGGGGTTAGATGAATGTGTCTATGGACCAAATGCCATCTACGCTTATAGGACTTCAAAATGGATGGCATGTGTGTGTATTCTAATTATCATCTGCAAGTTACCAATGGAGACTCGCGGAGCCCCCATATATTCATTGTTTATTGCTGTCATTTTGAAACATTTAACTAACATTCTGTTTGTgtggaaaaatttcaaataagggGAATTGGGTATGAATATGATTTTAGTTTCAATAGTGTGAATGAAAGTTAGCACATGCTTTAATTGACTAAATTCATTAATATTGATGAGAACCTATTTGAGGTGGATTTGAAATTTCACTCAACTATTTTGAATTTACACTCAAAATAGGCTCACAATCATGAACCATGTCTAAGATTCATGAATCTAATCAGTAAAGAAAATCCTTGTAATATCTATCCAAATCTCCCAAATGCAATGTAaagttaattaaatatgttttgtGTAATTAACATGCTATTCTAATTTATTGTTTTTCTGACAATTTTAAATTCTGTTGATATTGTTTTTTTCAGGCATTGCTGCTTAGGATGATTATGATGTGAATGTCAAGAGGTTATTGTAGGTGAAGTATATCTGATTGAGTGAATTTTGTACACTTTCATTGCCCAGGTGTTTATATGAGAACTTGATTAGAGCTAATCGGTTTGCTGTTTTGATGAATTTACAGTAGAGTGCGGTCACAAGGAATTCTGTGTAAGGTTTGAGCTTTGAGGTTTTTATGGTATAGGTTTTTCTTTATTGGAATTTGATTAAGATGTAAAATCAGATTGCTGGGTATACGCAGAATTACTGTATCATGCATCTTTGGTGACACAGTGATACACAAAAgaatgaacttttttttttttttttttttataatttcctcCCACTATAtgggtttttttttcttcttttctgtgATATCCAGCGAATTGCTGGTTCTTGTCAAGCATGTTGTTTTTGCTATAATTTCCTTTGTTAGTTTTTTCTTTTCAGTAGATTGTAAAAGATGTTTGTTTGATTTACTAGTGTTAAAACTCTTGAGGGATTATCATCCAGTCTCCATAAGAATAACCAAATAACAAGCTGTTATATAATGATTCATGTTCATTGGCCATGTAGAGCATCTATTCTTTATTTCTcactgatttttttctttttcatctttcCTTCTCATTATTGATGCACTCTTGaaatatttatacttcacatttcATTGTAATATTCTGGTTGAACCCAGGTCTTTTCTTTTGGCTTTTTACTTATTTTTCTATTAAGAAGATCAATGGAAATTTATTGGAAGAGGAAGAATGGTCTTCACATGGTATTCATTCATTGATTTAGGAAAGGGAAATGATAAGAGTACCAAGGAAGGTTTTTTGATGGGTGTTAAAGAAAGGAATCTATCTCAAATATATAGATGTCATTAAGGATATGTATGAAGGAACAATTATAATTGTAAGAGCAGTAGGAAAAGATACGAACAAGTTTCCCATAACAGTGTTTTACATTGAGGATCGGGTTGAAGTTCGTATTTGTTTGCCTTGGTTATAGAAGAGTTAAAAGAGTCATTTTTCAAGATGATGTCTCAAGGTGCATGTTATTCATAGTAGGTGATGTTGTCTTAGTTCATGAAACTAGTGAAAGAGTTAAATCAAAACATTACGAGATGAAATTAGTGA
It encodes:
- the LOC110658277 gene encoding heterogeneous nuclear ribonucleoprotein 1, with translation MEMELGKLFIGGISWDTNEDRLRQYFQAFGEVLEAVIMKDRATGRARGFGFVVFADPSVAERVVMEKHLIDGRNVEAKKAVPREEQNILNRNGSSSIHCSPGLARTKKIFVGGLASTVTETDFKKYFEQYGIITDVVVMYDHNTQRPRGFGFITYDSEETVDKVLHKTFHELNGKMVEVKRAVPKELSPGPTRSQLSGYNFGASRVGSFLNGYTQTQGYNPSSTGGLGVRMDGRFSPVTAGRNNFSPFGPGFGMGLHFDQRLTPSYGGNSNLSSNLGYGRLSPSYSGISGRFDSPIGYNGVNGGNSSALNSTARTLWSNGSINHASNSTKSSTFMGTGTGNSRIGSFGSVGGLWDSSANSGQGGSAGSAYSSGNLSYNSGDFSVGLGGVGYGRNSGASIVPFSSHAASQDDYGGPYADIYDNGPLYRDSAWPSFPLELEGSGSFDFGLGNAATDAVTKNSAGYGGGYSVTNRQANRGIAA